The Eptesicus fuscus isolate TK198812 chromosome 17, DD_ASM_mEF_20220401, whole genome shotgun sequence genome has a window encoding:
- the LOC103292911 gene encoding LOW QUALITY PROTEIN: neurofilament light polypeptide-like (The sequence of the model RefSeq protein was modified relative to this genomic sequence to represent the inferred CDS: deleted 1 base in 1 codon) — protein MPQRNGKETVGMERNKGEWIGQRDGGQTSEGLADKCKDLSLCSQRGKWAVRRHRGSEGAGSNLQVCYQEEVLNHEDAEGWLMEACKGADEAALTGAELEKCINSLMDEIAFLKKVHEEITELQVQIQYAQISMEMDVFSKSNLSTTFKDIHAQYEKLAAKNMQNAEEWYKSRFTMLTERAVKNTYAVRTAKDEVSESRRLLKAKTLEMEASWGMNEVLGKQLQELEDKQNADVSATQDTINKLENELRTTKSEMAGYLKEYQDLLNVKMALDIDIAAYRKLLEGEETQLSFTSVGSIASGYSQSSQVFGRSAYGGLQTSSYLMSTRSFPSYYTSHVQEEQIEVEETIEAAKAEEAKDEPPSEGEAEEEEKEKEVAEEEEGEEEEEGAKEEFENTKEEERGEGEGEDAQEAEDEKKDEGAGEEQATKKKD, from the exons gagagggaagtgggcagttaggaggcaccggggTTCAGAAGGGGCTGGGAGCAACTTGCAGGtgtgctaccaggaagaggtgctgaaccatgaggatgcagagggctggctgatggaggcgtGCAAAGGTGCAGATGAGGCGGCTCTCACTGGTGctgagctggaaaagtgcatcAACAGCCTGATGGAcgaaatcgcctttctgaagaaggtgcatgaagagATCACCGAGCTGCAGGTGCAgatccagtatgctcagatctccatGGAGATGGATGTGTTCTCGAAGTCCAACCTCTCCACCACGTTCAAGGACATCCATGCCCAGtacgagaagctggctgccaagaacatgcagaatgctgaagaatggtacaagagccgctTCACCATGCTGACTGAGAGAGCTGTCAAGAACACCTATGCGGTGCGCACCGCCAAGGACGAGGTGTCCGAGAGCCgccgcctgctcaaggccaagaccctggagatggaagcaagctggggcatgaacgaagtgctgggaaagcagctgcaagagctggaggataagcagaatgCCGACGTTAGTGCTActcaggacacaatcaacaaattagaaaatgagttgagaactacaaagagtgaaatggcaggatatttaaaagaataccaggacctcctcaatgtgaagatggctttggacattgacattgcagcttataggaaactcttggaaggtgaggagacccagctcagtttcaccagcgtgggaagcatagccagcggctactcccagagttcccaggtctttggtcgATCTGCCTATGGTGGTTTACAGaccagctcctacttgatgtccactcgctccttcccttcttattacaccagccacgtccaggaggagcagatcgaggtggaggagaccattgaggctgcaaaagccgaggaagctaaggatgaa cccccctctgaaggagaagctgaagaggaggagaaggagaaggaagtggctgaggaagaggaaggagaggaagaggaagaaggtgccaaggaagaatttgaaaacacaaaggaggaagaaagaggtgaaggtgaaggagaagatgcccaagaagctgaggatgagaagaaagatgaaggtgctggggaggagcaagcaaccaagaagaaagattga